The Daphnia carinata strain CSIRO-1 chromosome 1, CSIRO_AGI_Dcar_HiC_V3, whole genome shotgun sequence sequence TTCAACAACAATTGGGGGGATCTAACTTATCGCGAATGTCCGATCATTGTCAGGTCCAAACGTTCCGGAAGGATCAGAGAACGATGTGTCCATTTGTTCGCTGCCCCCAGTCAGCCAGGGCACGAAGAAATGCCGGGGTTTCTTCCCACGCTGGACTTACAACGCCGAAACAAAATCCTGTACGGGGTTCTTGTATGGCGGTTGCGGAGGCACGGATAATTTGTTCCTAAGCGAATTCGCCTGTCTGGCAAGATGCAATCAACAGGGTAAGCAGTGACATCGGTGCTTCGTTTGCTACTTTAACACTATTAATCATTAACTTCCGTTTcaatttcaaacttttttaaaGGACTGGAGAAGCTTATCAAACAAAGTGATCCTACTTCACGGTGCATGCAACCAAAAGCCGAAGGTCTTTGTCGGGCAGTCATTCCGAGTTTCTATTTTGACGTGCAAACTGGCAAGTGCACGCTTTTCGATTTCAGCGGCTGTCACGGAAATGACAACAGATTCGCCACGGAAGAGGAATGCGAGCAGGCATGTTACCACTACCCAATCTATTGGCAAGACACCGGCAATCCTCTTTCAACTATTACTTCTACCGGAGTAACTGATTTAGGTAcattaaatgttttaattttcgtCAATTTCACTAGTCTGAATGGCTTACGCTACACCAACACATTCagctgttttcattttcttgtttttgatttGCTTTTAGGTAGCGACAACAAAGACGTCCATGGTGAAAAGCTGGACGTTTGCTCGCTACGAGTTGTAAATCCAGGGCCAAAAAGATGTAAAATCAATACTCAAGGGCGTTGGACGTACAACAGCAAAACAGGAAGATGCGATCAGTTCGAGTACATACCTTGTTCCAGCGTTGATCCACCGAATTTATTCTTAAATGAATTCGCTTGTTTGGCCAGATGCAATGAACAAGGTACACCTCTCGTAGTTTAAATCATTTTGGGtgataaatatttttagaaTTTGGCAAACCATTTAGGACTAAAGAAGCTGATTGATTCAAGTGATCCTTCGTCGCCCTGTATGCAGCCAAAAACTGCCGGCAATTGCCGTCTTTTCATTCCTAGATTCTTCTTTGATAAGCAAACTGGAAAGTGCGAATCGTTCGTATACACCGGTTGCGGTGGTAACGACAATAACTTCAAGTCGCAAGAGGAATGTTATCTCAAGTGTAACAATAATGGCTCACTAGAAGAATCTGACTCAGTTACGGTCAATTATGCTGCAGGTACTATTTCGTAAATTAAAAGTCCACAACTACAGTACGTTAGATTTTGAATCACCTCTGGTTTTTCACTTTCTAGGTACAGGTAATGTTGAAGTCCTTGAAGCTTGATCATGCCGGGCTTTCCTTGATGGCATCTTCGTTAAGTCTCCGGTTGCAGTTATTTTTCCAGGAACCCAAGTGATTGATGAAAACGACTATGCTTTagactggaagaaaaaaaccatgAACTTGCAGGTCGTTAGCATATTTCTCATTATATACAATAACttgtaatattttttatatctGTTAAATCGTAATTGTCGGAAATTATACTTTCTTTGATAAATGTATTCTTATAAGGCTGGATGACTTTACCGAGCGATTGCATAAAACTTGTATTGCTGGCTGATTAGTAATGAACTTATAGGCATAAGTAATCAGCCACCATCTTAAGTTGAAGTAGATAATTTAGTTTGATTAATAGGTAAATGTCACTAAACTAACTCCGATAttcaaacacgaaaaaaaggcTCATGAGATCATACAGTCGGATGGACACATAACGGCTAGAACTCGTTGAACgttgttctttattttgaGCATTTTGGTACTGGAATACTACATACGCTTCCGCCAGTGAATGGTAGAGTATTTACGCCATTTATAGgaacttaaattttatttaaccAAATTCACCCTTTGCCTCCCTACACCGCTATTCTTACCGCAGGTGATCTCCTCTcctctatttcattttcttttcttggcgCGACGTTACGTTGTTGCAGgcacagaaaaaaagtttggggTGGTGGAACAAAAAATTCCAAGGACTGCAAAGGGTCTCTTTCAGGCTGTTGGCTGAAATGGGATGTTTTCTCTCCCATCCCAGTACGTTTTCATCGTTACATAACA is a genomic window containing:
- the LOC130696748 gene encoding actinia tenebrosa protease inhibitors-like, which encodes MLRKIALLICLVPTSLAIPRPNVPEGSENDVSICSLPPVSQGTKKCRGFFPRWTYNAETKSCTGFLYGGCGGTDNLFLSEFACLARCNQQGLEKLIKQSDPTSRCMQPKAEGLCRAVIPSFYFDVQTGKCTLFDFSGCHGNDNRFATEEECEQACYHYPIYWQDTGNPLSTITSTGVTDLGSDNKDVHGEKLDVCSLRVVNPGPKRCKINTQGRWTYNSKTGRCDQFEYIPCSSVDPPNLFLNEFACLARCNEQGLKKLIDSSDPSSPCMQPKTAGNCRLFIPRFFFDKQTGKCESFVYTGCGGNDNNFKSQEECYLKCNNNGSLEESDSVTVNYAAGTGNVEVLEA